From Deferrisoma camini S3R1, the proteins below share one genomic window:
- a CDS encoding anaerobic ribonucleoside-triphosphate reductase activating protein, whose amino-acid sequence MEFPEIKGFLETSFTDWKGQVAAVVFLARCNFRCPYCHNHRIVTSPHEVPTWPWDEVEKRLVRLRGWVDGVCVTGGEPTLHPGLPALLERFRALGFRIKLDTNGSRPGVLASLLEAGLVDQVALDVKAPLEGVPYRRNAGSGSDPEAVDASLRALECAAVPLEIRTTVHPALLSLEEVCRLGRDLGRRFRSRAAEVGWTLQRCRTDEVLDPDLRGAPSLSPEEFAVWERAARTAFAQDRYPFDPPPGPRPGTKSRRDRP is encoded by the coding sequence GTGGAGTTCCCAGAGATCAAAGGATTCCTGGAAACCTCCTTCACGGACTGGAAGGGCCAGGTGGCCGCCGTGGTGTTCCTGGCGCGGTGCAACTTCCGGTGTCCGTACTGCCACAATCACCGGATCGTGACCTCGCCCCACGAGGTGCCGACCTGGCCATGGGACGAGGTGGAGAAGCGGCTGGTGCGGCTTCGGGGGTGGGTGGATGGGGTGTGCGTGACCGGGGGCGAGCCGACGCTCCACCCGGGGCTCCCGGCCTTGCTGGAGCGGTTTCGGGCCCTGGGGTTCCGGATCAAGCTCGACACCAACGGGTCCCGGCCCGGGGTGCTGGCGTCGCTGCTGGAGGCGGGGTTGGTGGACCAGGTGGCCCTGGACGTGAAGGCGCCCCTGGAGGGCGTGCCTTACCGCCGCAACGCGGGATCGGGCTCGGATCCGGAGGCCGTGGATGCCTCGTTGCGAGCCTTGGAGTGTGCTGCCGTTCCCCTGGAGATCCGCACGACGGTGCACCCGGCCCTTCTGAGTCTCGAGGAAGTGTGCCGGCTGGGGCGGGATCTGGGCCGGAGGTTTCGGAGCCGGGCCGCGGAGGTGGGGTGGACCCTGCAACGGTGCCGAACCGACGAGGTGCTGGACCCGGACCTTCGGGGTGCGCCGTCGCTCTCTCCCGAGGAGTTCGCGGTGTGGGAGCGCGCGGCCCGCACGGCGTTCGCCCAAGATCGTTACCCCTTCGATCCTCCCCCCGGCCCCCGGCCGGGCACGAAGTCGCGCCGCGACAGGCCGTAG